The sequence ACATATGaattgtatgtatgtatctgGAACGATAAAATTGCTCAAAATTCATTCGGTAGCGAGAACTGAATCGCGTTTTCGATAAATTAATGCTGGCTACATCGCTGACGATTGTCTACGGCGATATAAGGGTACGAGTGCAATGATACTGCGATATCATCGAAGTGTACTCGCACCCTAAGTCGACAGAATATCGGTAGAACGGTAGCATTtgcgttcgaaaaatatttcttgATTAACCGCGTCGTCTACGATGATACGGTGGCTTCGACGTTAGTTTTAAATCTTCGGAATACACTCTAGACTATAACACATGTGATTGCGTTCGGCTCTGACAAAAAAGAAACCTTTCAAACGTCTGCTAGGTAAACTTTAGAACAAATGGCGCTAACACGAGACTCGGGAGCCACGTTTTAATAGAACCAAAGACTTTGAATGTACGAGGTATAGCAGTATTTTAACTCCTCTTCCTAAACTTCTTTCGTCTTCTCGGTTCCCTTAACCCAGGGCCACGAACAAATCTTGCAACGAATCTCGGGCGAAtcttatctctctctttctctcttcttcgcCTGGGTTAAGGGAACAGCGTTTACCTTCTGGATAATGTTAATGAATTACAGTTGTAAGATTTCGATGCTCACCGCGGTGACCGTCGCGCGTATGGCGATACAATGATAAAGTATTTTAACAAGGAACTTGCATTTACAATAAGGTGTTACTCGACGGAACAATTGTTATTGTATGATAAACAATGATTGCCAAAaaagaaaatacgaaaaaaagagagaagaagatTAAACAAAAGGTAACACATGTATTTTTCAGACCAagatatttttgaataaaataagTGTAAAGAATCTGTCATCGTGTGTTTATTCCGCGGAAGGATTTGCAGTCTGCAACGCTTGATCCTGATCCTGCAGGAGGTTGGAATCTCCCGAGAAGTCCTATACAAATCCTAGCAAAGAAAGGATATTCATCCTCCAAGGGGTAAATCAGGGGATGAAATCCAATTCTGTCGTGTGAGATGtcaagttaaaggaaaaattctACAGAAGAGTATCAATTAGAGTGTGCAGGTTGTAAGATCGAGTGCTGGTCGTCAAGGTAGACTGCGGTATATTTCTGTCATCGTGTTTGTTCCGCTCAAGGATTCGCAGGCTGCAACGCTTGATCCTGATCCTGCAGGAGGTTGGAATCTCCCGAGAAGTCCTATACAAATCCTAGCAAAGAAAGGATATTCATCCTCCAAGGGGTAAATCAGGGGATGAAATCCAAGTCTGTCGTGTGAGATGtcaagttaaaggaaaaattcaACAGAAGAGTATCAATCAGAGTGTGCAGGTTGTAAGATCGAGTGCTGGTCGTCAAGGTAGACTGCGGTATATTTCAAGTACAAAATTTCTCGTGCTCCTGCACGAGTTAATTACAATCAATTATTCGACGCCGTGGTATTAGTATAAATAGCTCTGGCGAGCTTGGAATAGACGCCATAAGTGATTCCGAGGAGCGATCCGAGCCAATCGACGAGGTGTCTGCTTATGGTGACGGGGAACTGTAGACTGGGTTTCGGGGTGATGAATTCCACCTCGGTCTTCTTGTCCCCTTCTTCATCTTCGAATTCCAGCGGACCTAAAGGTTCCAGTTGGTCCAGGGGTTGAATATCATTCGCCCAGTCGTCGTTCATTAAACGAAAGACGTGCTCGTGTCGAGGCTTCTCGGGGACTTCGATCTTCTTCACCGAGTTCTCTTCAGGCATTCGATTCGACCAGATCGTCTTCAAGGCGTCGACGTCCGGATCCGATGCTTCCTTCAATCGAATTTTCTCTACGTTGCTTGCGTTTTCCGGTTTTCGGAAAACGAAGTCGTAGGTTGCTCGCAATTTCCCCAGGAGCCGATCCAACGGCTTCGTCTCGTTACTGGGACGCTGAGGGTACTCCACGGGCTCCTGGACCGGAAACAGCTTTGTTATCTGCGGCTTCGATCGCGCGGTTCCCGCGAGGAGCTGCTGAAACACGCGGATTTACGTTCGTTATTGAAATTGGCATCGTCAGGCTTCATTTCGGGACAATGGCGGAGCTGAAGGGCTCCCGCTCGTCATTCCCGCGCGAAATTGGGTCGCGTTCGACCCTTCACCTCCCGGGAATCGACTTTAATAGATTAATTATATAGTTCTTCGGTGGCTGCTCACGGTTCTCGATTTTTGGGAATTTAATGGATAAAACGTCTCCATTAATATTTCCATTTGCGTAATCGGTCCATAAGTGATACACATTTTTACACTCGGAATTTTTAGGCAGGGATAGAAGTGGGATCGACAAAAGGCAGCACTCTTTGAAGGAAACGTCGCTCTTCTGTTTCCTTTGTCTGCCATCGATTTAATTACTTGAAATGCACTGCCCGGGGACCAACTTATCGTCCGACTGCTGGAATTCTCCCCGGAGAACTCACCCCCGGATAGGTGTTCCAGATATCCTCGATTAATCGTCCACTATTTGTCAGCGCG is a genomic window of Lasioglossum baleicum chromosome 14, iyLasBale1, whole genome shotgun sequence containing:
- the LOC143215906 gene encoding uncharacterized protein LOC143215906 isoform X2 — encoded protein: MGTRFLAFWLLCLLAGTARSKPQITKLFPVQEPVEYPQRPSNETKPLDRLLGKLRATYDFVFRKPENASNVEKIRLKEASDPDVDALKTIWSNRMPEENSVKKIEVPEKPRHEHVFRLMNDDWANDIQPLDQLEPLGPLEFEDEEGDKKTEVEFITPKPSLQFPVTISRHLVDWLGSLLGITYGVYSKLARAIYTNTTASNN
- the LOC143215906 gene encoding uncharacterized protein LOC143215906 isoform X1; protein product: MGTRFLAFWLLCQLLAGTARSKPQITKLFPVQEPVEYPQRPSNETKPLDRLLGKLRATYDFVFRKPENASNVEKIRLKEASDPDVDALKTIWSNRMPEENSVKKIEVPEKPRHEHVFRLMNDDWANDIQPLDQLEPLGPLEFEDEEGDKKTEVEFITPKPSLQFPVTISRHLVDWLGSLLGITYGVYSKLARAIYTNTTASNN